The Haloplanus sp. CK5-1 genome contains a region encoding:
- a CDS encoding DoxX family protein, protein MKTDWFRRVATGVLALTLVASRPVAAHVDYVTEGSGDPVDVVEFLLAVLSEPLNVALLVAGGVGVGVATAGWLRYGDHLRDVTVIRRTLRSYQPYLGWLLRLATGLPLMGAGFGGYFFTPSVPVEARLVQITLAFLLLFGLATRLAAGAGLVVYAVGLATQFPTLLLASEYVAGFLGILVVGPGQPSADLLLRRLVLTDGTIMSRFRDAPTVPGLLSKAGVEKGVAPLLIRVFLGFNFAYLGVTQKWLNPGQSLQVVEKYGLTAVLPVAPEMWVFGAGLGELVVGLCILTGTFTRSAAGAGFLILTTTLFGLPDDPVLAHVTLFGLTSALLITGSGPLAIDRSVIPALRARFSTAGHVDAAATPTD, encoded by the coding sequence GTGAAGACCGACTGGTTTCGTCGCGTCGCGACAGGTGTACTCGCCCTCACACTGGTCGCCTCGCGACCGGTGGCCGCACACGTCGACTACGTCACCGAGGGGTCGGGTGATCCGGTGGACGTCGTCGAGTTCCTGCTGGCCGTCCTTTCGGAGCCGCTGAACGTCGCGCTCCTCGTCGCCGGCGGCGTCGGTGTGGGCGTCGCGACGGCCGGGTGGCTCCGCTACGGCGACCACCTCCGGGACGTGACGGTGATCCGGCGGACGCTCCGGTCCTACCAGCCGTATCTCGGCTGGCTGTTGCGACTCGCCACCGGACTCCCGCTCATGGGGGCCGGCTTCGGGGGGTACTTCTTCACCCCGAGCGTGCCGGTCGAGGCGCGTCTCGTCCAGATCACCCTCGCCTTCCTCCTGCTGTTCGGGTTGGCGACGCGACTGGCGGCGGGGGCGGGACTCGTCGTCTACGCCGTCGGGTTGGCGACGCAGTTCCCGACGCTCCTGCTCGCCTCCGAGTACGTCGCCGGCTTCCTCGGCATCCTCGTCGTCGGACCGGGACAGCCGAGCGCCGACCTCCTCCTGCGTCGGCTGGTCCTCACCGACGGGACGATCATGAGCCGGTTCCGAGACGCCCCGACCGTCCCGGGCCTCCTCTCGAAAGCCGGTGTCGAGAAGGGCGTCGCACCCCTGCTCATCCGCGTCTTTCTCGGGTTCAACTTCGCCTACCTCGGCGTGACCCAGAAGTGGCTCAACCCCGGACAGTCGCTCCAAGTCGTCGAGAAGTACGGCCTCACGGCCGTCCTCCCGGTCGCCCCGGAGATGTGGGTGTTCGGGGCTGGTCTGGGCGAACTCGTCGTGGGACTTTGCATCCTGACCGGCACCTTCACCCGGAGCGCCGCCGGCGCCGGCTTTCTCATCCTCACCACCACGCTCTTCGGGCTTCCGGACGACCCGGTGCTCGCCCACGTCACCCTGTTCGGACTCACCTCGGCCCTGTTGATCACGGGAAGTGGGCCCCTCGCTATCGACCGATCGGTGATCCCCGCCCTCCGTGCGCGGTTCAGCACCGCGGGCCACGTCGACGCCGCGGCTACGCCGACCGACTGA
- a CDS encoding DoxX family protein yields MVFDTAGGGVVFLLARVLFGAVLAFTGLNHFADAEAMIGYAEAKGIPAASLGIPMSGGLLLFGGLGIVLGVYPTIAAGALAVFFVVATPTMHDFWNAPEEQYQNEFNNFLKNVALLGGSLAFLVLASETWPLAANVGL; encoded by the coding sequence ATGGTCTTCGACACCGCGGGCGGCGGCGTCGTCTTCCTGTTGGCTCGCGTCCTCTTCGGGGCGGTGCTCGCCTTCACCGGGCTGAACCACTTCGCGGACGCGGAGGCGATGATCGGCTACGCGGAGGCCAAGGGTATCCCCGCCGCGTCGCTCGGCATCCCCATGTCGGGGGGGCTCTTGCTGTTCGGCGGTCTCGGCATCGTCCTCGGCGTCTACCCGACGATCGCGGCCGGCGCACTCGCGGTCTTCTTCGTCGTCGCCACGCCGACGATGCACGACTTCTGGAACGCACCCGAAGAGCAGTACCAAAACGAGTTCAACAACTTCCTGAAGAACGTCGCACTGCTCGGTGGCTCGCTCGCCTTCCTCGTTCTCGCGAGCGAGACGTGGCCGCTGGCGGCGAACGTCGGTCTGTAG
- a CDS encoding TIGR00296 family protein, producing the protein MSEAQTVHLSYDDGARAVELAREAVEAYVLQGQREQPGSMRDAFYARTGAFVRITSTRGRGRLRGCSGAYRGTDQLGHAIVDAAITAASDDSCGSEVEPPELESLNISVCVVGNHVLTNDPAADLELGTHGIAVDADGQHAWMYPTLPVENDWNEEQFLTHACRKAGVAPLAWQDDDTMITLFDGQVFRERPGGGSVEQL; encoded by the coding sequence ATGTCCGAGGCGCAGACGGTACACCTTTCTTACGACGATGGGGCCCGGGCGGTCGAACTGGCTCGTGAAGCAGTGGAAGCGTACGTGCTTCAGGGCCAGCGAGAACAGCCGGGGAGTATGCGCGACGCGTTCTACGCGCGAACTGGAGCGTTCGTCCGGATCACCTCGACACGAGGGCGGGGACGACTCCGAGGCTGTTCCGGGGCCTATCGCGGCACCGACCAACTCGGACACGCTATCGTCGACGCCGCAATCACGGCCGCCTCCGACGACTCCTGTGGCTCGGAAGTCGAGCCCCCGGAGCTAGAGAGCCTCAACATCTCCGTCTGTGTCGTCGGCAACCACGTCCTCACCAACGATCCGGCGGCCGACCTCGAACTCGGTACACACGGCATCGCCGTCGACGCCGACGGGCAACACGCCTGGATGTACCCCACGCTTCCCGTCGAGAACGACTGGAACGAAGAACAGTTCCTCACCCACGCCTGCCGGAAAGCCGGGGTCGCCCCCCTCGCCTGGCAGGACGACGACACCATGATCACCCTGTTCGACGGGCAGGTATTCCGCGAGCGTCCCGGTGGCGGTAGCGTCGAACAGCTCTAG
- a CDS encoding 2Fe-2S iron-sulfur cluster-binding protein, producing the protein MVEVNLIGLSVGAMLTLTAVALHLSKGTGWTPTTDISGEVLERRAESVPETEFPEPMNRAIGGGGGGAVAAGAVAGDEGAELEGDAGAAEESGPWDLSDDEAEVFEIEFAKEGDTIEVAENETVLEAGEDEGWDMPYACRQGQCVSCAGQITAGGNSEEYVVHDDQQMLDDGELDDGYTLTCVAYPKADFTIETGEAP; encoded by the coding sequence ATGGTCGAGGTAAATCTGATCGGGCTGAGTGTCGGTGCGATGCTGACGCTCACCGCCGTCGCCCTTCATCTCTCGAAGGGCACGGGCTGGACCCCCACCACCGACATCTCGGGGGAGGTGCTCGAACGCCGGGCCGAGTCGGTCCCGGAGACGGAGTTCCCCGAACCGATGAACCGCGCAATCGGCGGCGGTGGCGGCGGGGCGGTCGCGGCCGGCGCCGTCGCCGGCGACGAGGGGGCCGAGCTCGAAGGCGACGCCGGGGCCGCCGAAGAATCCGGGCCGTGGGACCTCTCCGACGACGAGGCCGAGGTGTTCGAAATCGAGTTTGCCAAGGAGGGAGACACCATCGAGGTGGCCGAAAACGAGACCGTCCTCGAAGCCGGCGAGGACGAGGGGTGGGACATGCCCTACGCCTGTCGGCAGGGCCAGTGTGTCTCCTGTGCCGGACAGATCACCGCCGGCGGCAACAGCGAGGAGTACGTCGTCCACGACGACCAGCAGATGCTCGACGACGGCGAACTCGACGACGGCTACACGCTGACCTGCGTGGCCTACCCGAAGGCGGACTTCACGATCGAGACCGGCGAGGCACCCTGA
- a CDS encoding methyl-accepting chemotaxis protein — protein sequence MGVPLVESMRERYGRKLAVAFVAVLLVTVSVGAVVSADASSQLQSDVEDDMVGTTEQRAERLDAWLTGVTTQARTASDHPAIRSDDPATVKSYLDGLASDERAPPGVVAVHSVDAETGEIVTSSTDEMAGVDARAQGAPFAQEGVTFDGSEDVLVTEPFRPDVVDFTTVAIATPVDGREDRLLVYMVNFDRQVGAFSGASGETETAVVSDGGTIVAHPDETLIGSDAAEASVTVPEAAFDGGTFERRDGEAVAAAPITTTGWTVVTSQPLSTAFAVQRQVVSGIVGLILVAVVSLALIGVTVGSRTTLSLRRLAGKAEAMATGDLDVDLTTGRSDEIGQLYWSFGQMRDSLRERITEAEEALEEAETARAEAEAARAEATRTNERLERTAESYGDVMQDVADGDLTRRIDVNEENDAMATIGTAFNEMVSSIESTVREVQAFGTDVANAAEAVDHNAATVKAASEEMNDAVTDIADGARNQTESLQDMTGDVNDLSASAEEIAATVDTVADTSKRAAEAGVDGRSAAEAAVEELDGIEATTTDTQEEVEALQAEMAEIGEIVDVISDIAEQTNLLALNASIEAAHANGDGADTDGFAVVADEVKNLAEETKESAGEIEARIESVRERTNQVVSGTQETGQRVSEGVETIEGAIEALERIADYVEEIDTSIQGIADATDGQADSTERVVESLDEVASISKDTAERATDVTETASEQERTIAEVDDAADDLTRRAARLREQLADFDVGETATTTEDGRASALGDGGRQTGGDSS from the coding sequence ATGGGCGTTCCACTCGTAGAGAGCATGCGCGAGCGGTACGGACGCAAGCTGGCGGTGGCGTTCGTCGCCGTGCTTCTCGTGACGGTATCTGTCGGGGCGGTCGTGAGCGCCGACGCGTCGTCCCAGTTGCAGTCGGACGTCGAGGACGACATGGTCGGGACGACCGAGCAGCGTGCCGAGCGCCTCGACGCCTGGCTCACCGGCGTGACGACACAGGCCCGGACGGCCTCGGACCACCCGGCGATCCGGAGCGACGACCCGGCGACGGTGAAGTCGTATCTCGACGGACTCGCGAGCGACGAGCGGGCACCTCCTGGCGTCGTGGCCGTCCACTCGGTCGACGCGGAGACGGGCGAAATCGTGACGAGTTCCACCGACGAGATGGCGGGAGTCGACGCACGAGCACAGGGCGCACCCTTCGCACAGGAGGGCGTCACCTTCGACGGTTCGGAGGACGTCCTCGTCACTGAGCCGTTCCGACCGGACGTAGTCGACTTCACCACGGTTGCGATCGCCACGCCGGTCGACGGCCGTGAGGACCGCCTGCTGGTCTACATGGTCAACTTCGACCGGCAGGTCGGCGCGTTCAGCGGGGCGAGCGGCGAGACCGAGACGGCGGTCGTGAGCGACGGCGGAACGATCGTCGCACACCCCGACGAGACGCTGATCGGAAGCGACGCGGCCGAGGCGTCGGTCACCGTCCCCGAGGCGGCGTTCGACGGCGGCACCTTCGAACGGCGGGACGGGGAGGCGGTCGCCGCCGCCCCGATCACGACGACGGGGTGGACGGTCGTGACGTCACAGCCCCTCTCGACGGCGTTCGCCGTCCAACGACAGGTCGTCTCGGGGATCGTCGGGCTCATCCTCGTGGCGGTCGTCAGCCTCGCGCTGATCGGCGTCACGGTCGGCAGCCGGACGACGCTGTCGCTCCGTCGTCTCGCCGGGAAGGCCGAGGCGATGGCGACCGGGGATCTGGACGTCGACCTGACGACCGGTCGCTCCGACGAGATCGGACAGCTCTACTGGTCGTTCGGGCAGATGCGCGACTCGCTCCGGGAACGAATCACCGAGGCCGAAGAGGCGCTCGAAGAGGCCGAGACCGCCCGTGCGGAGGCGGAGGCGGCCCGTGCCGAGGCGACGCGGACCAACGAGCGCCTCGAACGCACCGCGGAGTCGTACGGCGACGTGATGCAGGACGTGGCAGACGGCGATCTGACCCGCCGCATCGACGTGAACGAGGAGAACGACGCGATGGCCACCATCGGCACCGCGTTCAACGAGATGGTGTCGTCGATCGAGTCGACCGTTCGCGAGGTCCAGGCGTTCGGCACCGACGTGGCCAACGCCGCCGAGGCCGTCGACCACAACGCGGCGACGGTGAAGGCGGCGAGCGAGGAGATGAACGACGCGGTCACGGACATCGCCGACGGCGCACGCAACCAGACCGAGAGCCTCCAGGACATGACCGGCGACGTGAACGATCTCTCGGCCAGCGCCGAGGAGATCGCCGCGACCGTCGACACGGTGGCGGACACCTCGAAGCGCGCGGCCGAGGCGGGCGTGGACGGCCGATCGGCCGCGGAGGCGGCCGTCGAGGAACTGGACGGCATCGAGGCGACGACGACCGACACCCAGGAGGAAGTCGAGGCGTTGCAAGCGGAGATGGCGGAGATCGGCGAGATCGTCGACGTGATCTCCGACATCGCCGAGCAGACGAACCTGCTGGCGCTCAACGCGTCGATCGAGGCGGCACACGCCAACGGCGACGGTGCCGACACCGACGGGTTCGCCGTCGTCGCCGACGAGGTGAAGAACCTCGCCGAGGAGACCAAAGAGTCCGCGGGCGAGATCGAGGCGCGCATCGAGTCGGTCCGCGAGCGGACGAACCAGGTCGTCTCGGGCACCCAGGAGACGGGCCAGCGCGTCAGCGAGGGCGTCGAGACGATCGAGGGAGCGATCGAGGCGCTGGAACGGATCGCCGACTACGTCGAGGAGATCGACACCAGCATCCAGGGCATCGCCGACGCCACCGACGGCCAGGCGGACTCCACGGAGCGGGTCGTCGAGAGCTTGGACGAGGTGGCGTCGATCAGCAAGGACACGGCGGAGCGTGCGACCGACGTGACGGAGACGGCGAGCGAGCAGGAGCGGACCATCGCGGAGGTCGACGACGCGGCCGACGATCTGACGCGGCGGGCCGCCCGCCTGCGCGAACAGCTCGCCGACTTCGACGTCGGCGAGACGGCGACGACGACGGAGGACGGCCGAGCGAGCGCGCTCGGCGACGGCGGGCGGCAGACCGGAGGTGACTCATCATGA
- a CDS encoding glycerophosphodiester phosphodiesterase, translating to MTTVVAHRGFAGANPENTVAAVRSAAAHADRVEVDVTACADGTPVVFHDSRLDDRGESRGITDGTGAVRELPPETVTAATVCPSDEQVPTLSDLCEATAVPLDVELKHPGAGTRHRGSLPPADRDAARERWAPFVDRVRGAVGDRDVRISSFYEGALAAVRAEGPDARLAALCRDLPTGRTLADRYDAEAIHASLSAVRDADLSAVDRTVNVWTVRTWQEAVAAGTAGADGLIADYPGLASRA from the coding sequence GTGACGACCGTCGTCGCCCACCGCGGCTTCGCGGGCGCCAACCCGGAGAACACCGTCGCGGCCGTCCGCTCGGCCGCCGCCCACGCCGACCGTGTCGAGGTGGACGTGACCGCCTGCGCCGACGGCACGCCGGTCGTCTTCCACGACTCCCGCCTCGACGACCGTGGAGAGAGCCGCGGGATCACCGACGGAACGGGTGCGGTCCGGGAGCTGCCGCCCGAGACGGTGACGGCCGCCACGGTCTGCCCGAGCGACGAGCAGGTGCCGACGCTCTCCGACCTGTGTGAGGCCACGGCGGTCCCGCTGGACGTGGAGCTCAAACACCCCGGAGCGGGAACGAGACACCGGGGATCGCTCCCCCCAGCCGACCGCGACGCCGCCCGCGAGCGATGGGCACCGTTCGTCGACCGGGTCCGCGGGGCAGTCGGTGACCGCGACGTACGCATCTCGTCGTTCTACGAGGGTGCGCTCGCGGCGGTCCGAGCGGAAGGTCCCGACGCCCGCCTCGCGGCGCTCTGTCGGGACCTACCGACCGGTCGAACCCTCGCCGACCGGTACGACGCCGAGGCGATCCACGCGTCGCTGTCGGCCGTCCGGGACGCCGACCTCTCGGCCGTCGACCGCACGGTCAACGTCTGGACCGTCCGGACCTGGCAGGAGGCCGTCGCCGCGGGGACGGCGGGTGCGGACGGACTGATCGCGGACTATCCGGGGCTCGCGTCGCGGGCGTGA
- a CDS encoding helix-turn-helix domain-containing protein, with amino-acid sequence MSNQTGGNADADTCYVIDSLEQIGSQWRLAVLHDLQDGEKRFNELKRSTGASSRTLSRVVDDLQEMGFVDRRLEEDAPVATYYSLTEKGRSLCPVFDAIGDWAREWVADPEAEFDEQPA; translated from the coding sequence ATGTCGAATCAGACCGGCGGCAACGCCGACGCCGACACGTGTTACGTCATCGATTCGCTCGAACAGATCGGCTCGCAGTGGCGACTGGCCGTCCTGCACGACCTGCAGGACGGGGAGAAGCGGTTCAACGAACTCAAGCGCTCGACCGGTGCGAGTTCGCGGACGCTCTCCCGAGTCGTCGACGACCTCCAGGAGATGGGTTTCGTCGACCGCCGCCTCGAGGAGGACGCGCCGGTCGCGACGTACTACTCGCTCACCGAGAAGGGGCGGTCGCTCTGTCCGGTGTTCGACGCCATCGGCGACTGGGCACGCGAGTGGGTCGCCGACCCCGAGGCGGAGTTCGACGAACAGCCAGCCTGA
- a CDS encoding bacteriorhodopsin, with protein sequence MIGTATTWAALGAIGMGLGTLPPLWGLRTDPDRREHYLVLAGVTGVAAVAYALMAVGVGTVSVSGRSVSIARYVDWLITTPLILLFLTMLGGTGREPLVRLIVADVVLLVLGGVAVVVPGPIRWLAFAGGVAAFGVLVYDLYYHIPARAAFESERARTLFVTLRNLTIVLWTLYPIVWVLAPSGIGLLTRDMAMLVIAYLDLISKAAFVALAVDGLGALADEAGTASTDATAGTSTAD encoded by the coding sequence ATGATCGGAACGGCAACGACGTGGGCGGCGCTCGGCGCGATCGGTATGGGCCTCGGAACGTTGCCGCCGCTGTGGGGATTGCGGACCGATCCCGACCGGCGCGAGCACTATCTCGTCTTGGCGGGGGTGACCGGCGTCGCGGCCGTGGCGTACGCGCTCATGGCCGTCGGCGTGGGGACGGTGTCGGTCTCCGGCCGGAGCGTCTCGATCGCTCGCTACGTCGACTGGCTGATCACCACGCCGCTCATCCTACTCTTCCTCACGATGCTCGGGGGGACCGGCCGCGAGCCGCTCGTCCGCCTGATCGTCGCCGACGTGGTCTTGCTCGTCCTCGGTGGCGTCGCCGTCGTCGTCCCCGGGCCAATCCGCTGGCTGGCCTTCGCCGGCGGCGTCGCGGCGTTCGGAGTGCTGGTGTACGATCTCTACTACCATATCCCCGCGCGGGCGGCGTTCGAGAGCGAGCGAGCGCGGACGCTGTTCGTCACGCTCCGGAACCTGACCATCGTGCTGTGGACGCTGTATCCGATCGTCTGGGTGTTGGCACCCTCGGGTATCGGCCTGCTCACCCGGGACATGGCGATGCTGGTGATCGCCTACCTCGACCTGATCAGCAAGGCCGCGTTCGTCGCCCTGGCGGTCGACGGCTTGGGCGCCCTGGCCGACGAGGCAGGGACAGCGTCGACCGACGCCACGGCCGGAACGTCGACCGCAGACTGA
- the gnd gene encoding phosphogluconate dehydrogenase (NAD(+)-dependent, decarboxylating) has protein sequence MQLGVVGLGRMGRIVVDRVLDAGHDVVAFDIDEAAVASAAEAGAEPADSLSDLADRLGEAKRIWLMVPAGDAVDAALDDLDPHLSAEDVVVDGGNSHFEDSVRRAESTDAAYLDCGTSGGPAGAELGFSLMVGGPEDAYETMRPAFDAVATGPDGHARMGPAGSGHYVKMVHNGVEYALMQAYGEGFELLHEGRYDLDLEAVARTWNNGAVIRSWLLELCEEAFREEGTDLGDVADHVAGGSTGTWTVQEALEREVPVPLIHQALAERFASRRDRFSRRLANRLRYGFGRHDVARRDGA, from the coding sequence ATGCAACTCGGAGTCGTCGGACTCGGACGGATGGGGCGCATCGTCGTCGACCGCGTACTCGACGCCGGCCACGACGTGGTGGCGTTCGACATCGACGAGGCGGCGGTGGCGTCGGCCGCCGAGGCCGGGGCGGAGCCGGCGGACTCGCTGTCCGACCTCGCCGACCGCCTCGGCGAGGCGAAGCGGATATGGCTGATGGTGCCCGCGGGTGACGCAGTCGACGCCGCACTCGACGACCTCGACCCACACCTCTCCGCCGAAGACGTCGTCGTCGACGGCGGCAACTCCCACTTCGAGGATTCGGTCCGGCGGGCCGAGTCGACGGACGCGGCGTATCTCGACTGCGGGACCAGCGGTGGTCCCGCCGGGGCGGAACTGGGCTTCTCGCTCATGGTCGGCGGGCCCGAGGACGCGTACGAGACGATGCGGCCGGCGTTCGACGCCGTCGCCACCGGTCCCGACGGCCACGCTCGCATGGGCCCGGCGGGGTCGGGCCACTACGTGAAGATGGTCCACAACGGCGTCGAGTACGCGCTGATGCAGGCCTACGGCGAGGGGTTCGAACTGCTCCACGAGGGTCGGTACGACCTCGACCTCGAAGCGGTCGCGCGGACGTGGAACAACGGGGCCGTGATCCGGTCGTGGCTGCTGGAACTCTGCGAGGAAGCGTTCCGCGAGGAGGGGACCGATCTGGGCGACGTGGCCGACCACGTCGCCGGCGGGTCGACGGGGACGTGGACGGTCCAGGAGGCCCTCGAACGCGAGGTGCCGGTGCCGCTGATTCACCAAGCGCTCGCCGAGCGGTTCGCCTCACGACGGGACCGGTTCTCGCGTCGCCTCGCCAATCGCCTGCGCTACGGGTTCGGCCGGCACGATGTCGCCCGCCGAGACGGGGCGTAA
- the hemE gene encoding uroporphyrinogen decarboxylase: MTHLLVRAARGERTERPPVWLMRQAGRHIPEYREIRSEYSFREAIETPEVAKRITLLPWDLYEPDGLVMFSDILTVLEPLGFDYHVESGVGPVVENPVEGPGDAERPRGSVETDLDFVGSLLDELVADVGDETAIVGFAGGPFTLASYAVAGGASRNHGPVRRFRARHPEAFRTLLAAFADVVREYLEYQADHGADVVQLFDTYAGVLSPADYREFVLPLHREILADLSVPSIVFVRNMAGRLDSLERTGADVVGLDWTVDMADARAELGDRPVQGNLDPQYLFGSPEFVRERTGEVIDAAGPRGHILNLGHGVHRDTPVESVRAFVETAKSISR, translated from the coding sequence ATGACGCACCTCCTCGTCCGCGCCGCCCGGGGCGAACGGACCGAGCGCCCGCCCGTGTGGTTGATGCGACAGGCCGGCCGCCACATCCCCGAATACCGGGAGATCCGCTCGGAGTACAGTTTCCGCGAGGCCATCGAGACGCCCGAGGTTGCCAAACGCATCACGCTCCTCCCGTGGGACCTGTACGAACCGGACGGCCTGGTCATGTTCTCCGATATCCTGACCGTCCTCGAACCCCTCGGCTTCGACTATCACGTCGAGAGCGGCGTCGGTCCGGTCGTCGAGAACCCGGTCGAGGGGCCCGGAGACGCGGAGCGCCCCCGTGGATCGGTCGAGACCGACCTCGACTTCGTCGGCTCCCTCTTGGACGAACTCGTCGCGGACGTCGGCGACGAGACGGCCATCGTCGGCTTCGCGGGTGGCCCCTTCACGCTCGCTTCCTACGCCGTCGCGGGCGGTGCGTCGCGGAACCACGGACCGGTACGGCGGTTCCGCGCCCGCCATCCCGAGGCGTTCCGGACGCTCCTCGCCGCGTTCGCCGACGTCGTCCGGGAGTATCTGGAGTATCAGGCCGACCACGGCGCGGACGTCGTCCAACTGTTCGATACGTACGCGGGCGTGCTCTCGCCGGCCGACTACCGCGAGTTCGTCCTTCCCCTCCACCGGGAGATCCTCGCCGACCTCTCGGTCCCCTCCATCGTCTTCGTTCGCAACATGGCCGGCCGCCTCGACAGCCTCGAACGCACCGGCGCGGACGTGGTCGGTCTCGACTGGACCGTCGACATGGCCGACGCGCGGGCCGAACTCGGCGACCGACCGGTGCAGGGGAACCTCGATCCGCAGTATCTCTTCGGCTCGCCGGAGTTCGTCCGCGAACGGACGGGCGAGGTGATCGACGCCGCCGGGCCGCGTGGACACATCCTCAACCTCGGCCACGGCGTCCACCGCGACACGCCGGTAGAGTCCGTGCGGGCCTTCGTCGAGACGGCGAAGTCGATCAGCCGGTAG
- a CDS encoding aminopeptidase — protein MDDRIRAHAETLVDWSARVGPGDDVVVRVAEGAHDLAVAVAAALGDRGANLLATYGSDEVSRAYLRAHDGDFAPADAERALYESADVVLSLGGGRNTAATADVPGGTRGAYDRARSDAREARMATDWVSTVHPTRSLAQAADMSYEAYRDFVYDAVLRDWEALAAEMARLKDVLDAGSEVRLVAEGTDLSLDIGGRTAVNSAASVEYDSHNLPSGEVFTAPAGVEGEIEFDVPITVRGRRLRDARLVFEDGTVVDYAAAEGEAALGELLDTDEGARRAGELGVGMNRGITRPTDTVLFDEKMAGTVHLALGRAYDACLPDGAAGNDSAIHVDLISRMDDGSRLVVDGETIQRDGLFRWEEGFEGA, from the coding sequence ATGGACGACCGCATCCGCGCCCACGCCGAGACGCTCGTCGACTGGAGCGCCCGCGTCGGCCCCGGCGACGACGTGGTGGTCCGGGTCGCCGAGGGCGCACACGACCTCGCCGTCGCCGTCGCCGCCGCCCTCGGCGACCGGGGGGCGAACCTGCTCGCCACCTACGGTTCCGACGAAGTCAGTCGGGCGTACCTCCGCGCCCACGACGGCGACTTCGCCCCGGCCGACGCCGAACGGGCGCTGTACGAGAGCGCGGACGTGGTCCTCTCGCTGGGCGGTGGCCGCAACACCGCGGCGACGGCCGACGTGCCCGGCGGGACGCGGGGCGCGTACGACCGCGCCCGGTCGGACGCCCGCGAGGCGCGAATGGCGACCGACTGGGTGTCGACGGTCCACCCCACCCGTTCGCTCGCGCAGGCCGCGGACATGTCCTACGAGGCCTACCGCGACTTCGTCTACGACGCCGTCCTCCGGGATTGGGAGGCCCTCGCCGCGGAGATGGCCCGACTGAAAGACGTCCTCGACGCCGGCAGCGAGGTCCGACTCGTCGCCGAGGGGACGGACCTCTCGCTCGACATCGGGGGACGGACGGCGGTCAACAGCGCCGCGAGTGTCGAGTACGACTCCCACAACCTCCCGAGTGGCGAGGTGTTCACCGCGCCGGCCGGGGTGGAGGGCGAAATAGAGTTCGACGTGCCCATCACCGTCCGTGGCCGTCGGCTCCGGGACGCCCGCCTCGTCTTCGAGGACGGCACGGTCGTCGATTATGCCGCCGCGGAAGGCGAGGCGGCGCTCGGGGAACTGCTCGACACGGACGAGGGCGCGCGGCGGGCGGGCGAACTCGGCGTCGGCATGAACCGCGGCATCACCCGACCGACCGACACCGTCCTCTTCGACGAGAAGATGGCTGGGACGGTCCACCTCGCGCTCGGCCGCGCCTACGACGCCTGCCTGCCCGACGGGGCGGCGGGTAACGACAGCGCGATCCACGTCGACCTCATCAGCCGGATGGACGACGGATCGCGGCTGGTCGTCGACGGCGAGACGATCCAGCGGGACGGCCTCTTCCGGTGGGAGGAGGGGTTCGAGGGAGCGTGA